Within the Setaria viridis chromosome 3, Setaria_viridis_v4.0, whole genome shotgun sequence genome, the region AGGTTGGATATACTTCAACGCCATGGAGGGTAAGTTTGGAGTTCAGCCTGGCGAGGACCACTACGCCTGCATGGTCGATCTGCTTGGAAAAGCAGGCCATATCGAGGAGGCTGAAGAGCTGATATCAAGAATGCCATTCCGGCCTGGGGTCCTTGTCTGGCAGGCATTGCTTGGTGCCTGCCGTCTTCATGGCAACGAAACTGtaggcaggagagctgcagaGCATGCACTTGCGCTCGAAAACGATGATCCATCGACATACACGTTGCTGTCCAACATTCTTGCCGGCCGTCAAAATTGGGACAGTGCAGGAAGGGTGAGAGGATTCATGGGAGACACAGAAATCACAAAGCTACCTGGATCTTCGTGGTTTCAGTCCCCGCTTGACAGAAACTAAACTTGTATCAGGTAAACTTCAGTTCAACAGAATATAAGCATCTGGTTGTGCATTTGACCTGGAAGCATCAGACTACAGAAAGAAGCAGGTACTTAGATCATCTATATCTGATTGGACAGGCTTCTGCAAAACCTCACAGGTGAAGGGAAGTGGCTTGTATTTGACCAACAATTTAACATGGCTATATCATAACTGAACTGCAGTTTGATCATTTGTATCATTCATACAATTGGGAAACAACAAACCGTTCTATGCACAAAGATATCATAAAATGAACTTGCTTGATATTAAGCTTTTAAAATTAGTTTTGGTACATACTCATCACAGGCCATCATATATACTCAATTTGCCAACGACAATCGTATGTAGTCAAGCAAGATAGTGTAGTTAATTACAAACTAGGAAAAACAGTGCTCATGTAAGGATGGATTCTTCAACATTCCCGATGCTTTGTGCAAGCCAATGCCATTGACTTCCTCAGGGCTCAAACTGCTGGCACTGATATTAAGCAACAGTTGTCGCCAATAGAGGCTCCAGGTATTGCTTGAACTTGTCTTTTATCATTGCACCTTCTCTTCGGCTACCTGGCACCTCTTGCCCATTCTTGAAGAGAATGAGAGTTGGAAGACCATATACCTTGTACTCTTCAATCAACTTGGGATTTGCGTCATGATCAATCTTGACAATCTTTAATCTCCCATCATATTCCTGTTTCACAAAATTTCAGTTTATAAATGCAATTCTGATGATATAGTTTCCTCTTAAAAAGTCAGCATGTTGAACCACATTAAAAAGTTCCTACATAGGAATACATATGTGCAATTGGTCTTGGTGATGCTACATTGCAGCTCATTTGAACTACTATTTCCCTCCAGTAAAGAAAAACAGGGTAGTTTGCTTTtgctaagaaaaaaaatgtgaaattgTCTCATGTACATGGATCAATAGCTAAAACACTAAGTTTCTACACCAGTTAGGTCTTCCATTGATTTTTCTACACCAGTTTGGGGAAGTATCACACTATGGATAAAGTCCTTAAGGCTTTGGTCTAACATTACATATTGGAAATCAAACATACCACCATGTTTCTGTAGCCCGCAATTATAGTGTGTCAGGATTGGCTTTGGCTGAATTTCTTATAAAACACTCTGCCTTGGAGTTTTATCACAATCAAACTGACAAACTGTACTTATTATATTGCCGATGTGAAGCTTTGTTGTTGTAACCTCATGATAACTATCCTAAAGATTGTTTATAACTATAGTAACCGCATTTTCTCACCTGTCTCAGTGCATATGTACTATCAGTCTCGTATATCAGTTTATCTCTTTGGGGCTGCTACTTGATCTTGTCAGGGATTTGCGGCTTTCATTTGCGTTTTACCGGATTAACGGTGCCATGTGGCAAATTCTATGACAATTGCTAACGCTTGCATCATTCACTATATCTATCGAGAAACAATTCTTTCACATATCTGTATGAACATTTCTGtcaagcagcagcagagcagTGTATATACCTCTGAGGCCCAATCGACGACAGGCGCGATGAGGCGGCACGGCCCGCACCAGTCGGCGACGAAGTCAACGAGGACGGGCAGCTCTGACTCCAGCACCTCCGCCGCGAACTCGCTCTCCGCAATGAACTTCGCGGCCGCGGCGCACCGAACGCGCGTGCGCGGGCACGTGAGCCGGCCTGGCGCCGCACGGCAGCCGGCCGACGCTGGCTGGGCGGGCGAGAGGCGGAGCGTGGCCGGGAGGCGGGTCCCGCGGGGGACCGAGGAGAACGGCGAGCGGAGGGACGGCGCGAGGGTGGACGCGGTGGTGCTCGGCGCGGACGCCATGAGCGGAGCCGATGAGTGGGGACGGGGAGGAGGAATCTTCTTCTGGAAGGTGCCAAATAGCCAGTCCGCCACCAGTTTCCTTCCGCGGGCGAGATTTGTCGGCGAGGAGccgatttttcttcttcttctcgtctTCTGAGGCGTGGAATTCGGCCCAGCCCAGTAAAAACTGCAGGAGCGGCCCGTTCGGCCTGTTTGTTTGTCTAACGTCTTCCCGGAATTCTGGCAGAGGAACGGTGTGGGAAGATGTGACCCGTTCGTCCAGCGAGGAAGATTCTTTTTCATATGAAaaattttgtagaaaaaatatcataaaatCTAAGCGATTCTCGACATAGAGAAAATGACATTTTGTATGGATCTTGTTAACTTGTGCCTTCCTGAGGATCAAGGACAGTTCAGTGCTACCTTATGGTTATGGATAGCTGTTCTAAATTCAAAAGAATATCGAACCATTCTACTAATATTCATAAAAACGCGTCGAAATGAAATTG harbors:
- the LOC117851040 gene encoding thioredoxin X, chloroplastic, with the protein product MASAPSTTASTLAPSLRSPFSSVPRGTRLPATLRLSPAQPASAGCRAAPGRLTCPRTRVRCAAAAKFIAESEFAAEVLESELPVLVDFVADWCGPCRLIAPVVDWASEEYDGRLKIVKIDHDANPKLIEEYKVYGLPTLILFKNGQEVPGSRREGAMIKDKFKQYLEPLLATTVA